AATACATAAACCACCTTATGCCCCAAAGTGTGCATATTATTATTACAGAAACATAGCAATGCATTTCCAATTTGAATGCTCTCCATGCTGTATTCTAGGATCTGGCATCACTGTCCTGATTGATTAAACTCATGGGTGTATGTGCCTTGGTGAAGTTTTTGCCTTGCATGTTATTTCTGTGATGATTGTAAATCAGGTAGTTTTATGTTTTAcctattttatttgttatataaatGTAATGTTTATCATTTATGCCAGGGCAGATATTGGAGACACTGGTCATTCATTCTATGGTAATGTGCTCTGTGATTTTAAACAGCACCTTTAATTACACAATCTCTTTCAAGGAAATTAAATACTTAGGAAACATTGCAACATTGTTAGAATCTATTCAAAACTATGGACAATTCAAATATTAAAAGACATTCTTAATTGATGGGATATTTTCCACAAAGgcatatttaaatttcatttattaaaacaatcatcAATATGTAAACGAgttttatacacatgtgtgtatatgggtttTAACTTAAAATGAAAGTGCTTTTAACATCATGGATTAATGGATTAACATGTGTAACAGGTTCATTTCTTACACTAtagaaattataatattttaattctattGTCTTTACCTATAACGAAATGAATTAATGATTCTTTCCatgtattttgttgaaaaatatacatgaaaaattatactaaaaattTGTGGTTGTTCTTACAAATATATAAACAGGTAGCAtatatgaaaatgataaaaattgaagaaatattGCAAATTACTATTTTATTACCTGACATGTTCATATATTAGAATAATAGATACAATAATAGGTAATATCAAATACCAAAACACAGTCCATTCTCCCAGATAAGAATACTTGAAAGTTATACATGAAAAGACAGTAGGATGATGCCATTTGAGAAGGTGAAGGGAATcatcagagagggagagaaaattgAGTGTTAGCACTTTcaaaatccatttaaaataagaatgaaaatgttATTATATTAGGTAGTACTTCATGCCATGAGACTTTTCATTTTGAGCTTGTTTTGAATTATTAGGATAAAGTATATTTTGAGCTTTTATTATTCTAATTTTTGTATAAAAGTTATataacatatgtattaaaatgaaacataatCAAAATGTACATTAAAttacaaataatttataattattatggGTAAGATGTATAATGTCATGTAAATCAATGTCTATGGGCTTCTCAGGTATTTTTAGATAATTGCATGTTTAAAATGCAGTATCAAGATTGCTCAGAAATTATTCTGACTTCAGCAAGGCTTCAAAAGCAGAAACAGTACACTTCATTCTTGTTTATTAAGGAGATTGGCATGTACAATGTGAACTATAATACGATCCTCTTCTCAATGAGTCTTGGCCATATTTTTGTTGTCTCATCTCTTGGCAGTGGGCAGCCTGAGTGGGTGTGATGGAAGGAAACAGGACCCTGCTGACTGAGTTTGTCCTCAGAGGAATAACAGATCGTTCAGAGCTGCAAGTCCCCCTGTTCCTGGTGTTCTTCTTCATCTATGTCGTCACCATGGTGGGCAACCTTGGCTTAATCTTTCTCATCTGCAAGGATCCCCATCTTCACATTCCCATGTATCTTTTCCTTGGAAATTTAGCCTTTGCTGATGCCTGTACTTCATCCTCTGTGACTCCTAAGATGcttatgaaatttttaaataagaatgacaTGATATCCCTGGGTGAGTGTTTCTcccaattttactttttttgttcaaGTGCGACTGCTGAATGTTATCTCCTGGTAGcgatggcctatgaccgctatgtagcCATATGCAACCCTCTGCACTATGCGGTTGTAATGTCCAAAAGACTGTGTGTTCAGTTCATAAGTGTGTCATATCTAATTGGACTTCTACATGCCTTACTTCATGTAGCATTGTTATTTAGGTTAACTTTTTGTAGTTCTAATATAATAGATCATTTCTATTGTGAGATCTTGCCACTCTATTCAATTTCATGCACTGACCCATCCATTAATGCATTGGTCGCTttcatttttgctatttttatacaAGTGAGTACTTTTATGAGCATCATAGTTTCTTATATCCGTGTGCTTTTTGCCATCCTGAAAACAAAGTCTGAGAAGGGCAGAAGCAAAGCCTTCTCCACCTGCAGTGCCCATCTGGTGTCAGTCTCTTTGTTCTATGGCACCCTCTTTGTCATATATGTGCTCTCTGGATCTGACACAGACAGTTATCAGGGTAAAATGTATTCATTATTCTACACCATCATCATTCCTCTCTTGAACCCCTTTATTTACAGCCTGAGAAACAAAGAAGTTTTGGGTGCCTTGAGAAGGCTCACAAAATGATGATTAATTCCTGTAAACTTCAAGGTGTGTTTTACCTCCAGAGTCTCTCTTTTTAACTTCATCATAATATCTTGTGCTTGCCACATAATATGGATTGGTTTTTCTTACATATTGTTAAGTAAAGCAATAAAATGTAGACTAAAATGCctgtattattattaatatttttactattattataaaaatagtgAATTCCCTAAGGAAAATAGAGCATAAAGGAGAACACAAATTGTCcacaaattaatattaataaattcttTTCCTAATAAATGTGTCTGTATATTATTGAAACAACATAAAatgattctattttttattgattattttttgttttatacattaaTGTGTTGCACATGATCGTAGCATCTACTGTCCCCTTTTATCCTCCCCTAGTTATACCTGCTGATTTTCTTATTCCCAATTAGTGCCCCTTCCTACTCTTTTGTCTTAGTTTACACATAAATTCTCCAGTTTTTCATAATTGAAATGACCATGTTGAATACAAaacccctcctcttcctctggcttTAACATTTCTTctacccattttatttttccatcatGTTTCTTAGGCCTTGGAGCAGGTGTTATAGTTGTTCCATTTAGGACAGAGGACTCTAGAGTTGCTTATTATCAGCACTTagccattttaaaaatttatgtcttttgcaaatttcatatataaataaaataaagtgtttataCCATTTCCACTCTTCTGTCATCCCCCTCCAACTTTTTCTGTCACCTATATCCTCTCTCACTCAAAACCTCCGTTTTGAGCCTCTGCATTAATCACTGTCCTCCACAATAAGAAGCTTCTCTTATCAAGGCTGAAATCTGCACTAGTGTATGGCTAATAATGCACCTGTTTAGAAAGTAGTTTGGCCACATATCCATTTAGCACAATAATAAGTAGTAAATCCTACCCACAGAACTTGTGACCTCCCTAGCCCGGTGCTTTTGTTCATGTTTACTGCACTGGGTATACATTTCCTTCCTTGAAATGGGTATAAAATTCAATCAGTACATCATTGATTAGCCCCGAGGAGTTGCCTGGCACTGAATCAGTGGCCTAAACTTGCTTGGTAGTTGTGAGGGCCTTTAATGAGTGTTCTCCTCCTGTAGCTTCAGTATCACCTTCTAGTACCATGAGGGCTAGGGCTACTCTGCAGGAGGAGAAAATCTAATTTGGTTCCAGTCTTTGTCTCCCTGTTTCGGGTCAAGAGTAAACTGCTTTCTGTAATAAATTAATACCACATGTTTCTAATAGGCACCCAAGAGAAAATGCAACAACTTCAATTGCATTGAGATCCTCTGGGGCCTCCACAGTTAACTCATGGAGAGTTATTCTGAATCCGACAATGATATTTTCCTTAAGACTCATATGGATTCTGGTATCAGAAACAATCAGCAAATCAGAGTACCTAAGttcaataatttcttttattattactctcaaaattgttattattgttagcTAGCTATCAAAATAGTAGTTTTCTTATTCATTCAACTAAAATCTTGTATTTCAAAACTTAATTTTTTCACAATTTTTGAATTGTGATTACCTAATCTGTATACAATagggatattttatttttctgataattGTTTATTATGCAATCATCTTGtatttacaaataataataataatcatcagCCTTTACAAATAATACCAGCAGTAACCCTGAATACTCCACTCTAAAGAAACAACATGAGACATTAGAAActtttgcatttttcttaatttgaaagtGGTCACCTTGCCTTTTGGTGAATAATATTTGCTTTATATTGCAATTTTCCATGTCTTTTTAACTTTAGCTTTtttttcacatatatacacatacacacacattcgtCCTATCACtgccctccccatcccccttTTGTTCTCTCTGGATACCttcttttacatattatattaaatCTTCAGGTTTCACTATAGCTTTTTTATTCACCCATAGTTTTGATTTACTCTCCCACAACTCTCACCTTCCCCCTATCCATACCCTCCCCATCTCCATTTTTACCTTCCCACTCTTGGTACCTTCTATTTTTATACTGTTTGTGTTTTACTGTCCTCACCAAGACTTCACCCCAAATCCCCACATCCTGTGGCTCCTCTCTTGCTTTCTGGCCTGTAAGGATACTCTCTCAACCTTaatcacacaaataaaaaaattcaaaattaagttCATCAATAAGGAATGACATGTAgaatttgtctgtgtgtctgagttATATCATTTAATATACTATTCTTTGCTCTCTCTATTTTTATGGAATTTCCAATAATTCATTCTGTGTACAGCTGAACTGAattgaaatacatacatacacacatacatgcatatatatacacgtatacatatatatcaaatgTTAATTTTCCATCCATATTTTGCTGTCTTGGTTGATTatatttcctagctattgtgtaTAGAGTAGGAATGATCATGGGTGTACTGGTATCTGTATTAGAGAGTGTAGAATTACTTGGCTATATGCACAGGGATGGTAGAGCCGGGTTTCATGATATTTCTTTTTCAGCTCTTTGATAAACACTGTGTGCTGCCTTCCCTGGTTGTTGCATAAGTTTACACTCTCTCCACATGATCATAATGGTGCCTTTTTATGTCACAtcagcatttgttttctttttaaggtttGTTTTCACTTATAATTCCACAAATTTAAGGTATAATGTTCTTTGttcaaaattcttctgttgaaagaggtttctgtctcacctggcCCCACAGTCATTGAGtctgaaagaaacacacaattaTAAAATGGTTGGCTTATTATcttggcttcttattaactaattcttacatcttaaattagcccattattcttgtctgtgttagccacgtggtttggtacttttttctttgaggcattctcattttgcttccagtgtgtctgggtgatgactacagattgactttttctcttcccagaattctcctgttctcattgccccacctctacttcctgcctggttgtcccacctatacttcctgcctggctactggccaatcagcattttattaaaatacaagtaacaaatttTCCCAGGGTAcctgaccattgtcccacagtgtCCCTCTCATTATCTCCTGGTGTAGGAGAGAagttaggtaggcggagtagagagaactgaatactgggaagaagggcagagtggcagatgccatggatctcctgcctgagatggacgctggttagaatcttgccggtaagccactcatgtggcgatacacagattaacagaattgggttaaattaagatgcaagagttaaccaatgagaagttagagctaatgggccaggcagtgcttaagtgagtacagtttctttgtgattattttgggtgtaagatagccaggtggccaggatgacAAGCATCCCGCTCATTCTGTTACAATCCCCtcctattttcttcatttctcaccaaataccttcttcttcccaagttGATGCCCTACTTTCACGACTTTTTTTGTGGTTGAAAGAGTACTGCATTTAATTAAGGTTACTAAATCAGAATAAATCAGAGATTATTTTAATGAGGATAAGATATTAGTGACTACACTACTGGAGAATGTAATTATATTCCCCCTGTAACCTTTCAATGGCTGTAATTACTCTGAGAGTGAGGTCACATGATCCATTCCTCCATTCATGATGTAGTTATTCATGGATCCAGTGCCATGTAGACCTTGTGTGGATATCCATATTGTGTATTTATGCACACATCAGCCACGCCATGTCCAGAAGACGACAATTTATATCACTCCTTCCATTATTcagctcttatattctttctggcTCTCTTTCTTCAAAATTCCACAAGAATAGGAGGGATGATTTAGATATTGCATTTAAGGCTGAGAACTTAACAGTCATTTGTTCTCAGAGCATTGACTGTGTGTTTGCATCTGTATTAAGTGTTGCCGACCACAAACTGAAGTTTTTCTGACTAAGGAGGAAAACAGCACTTAGACATATGCGTATAAAGGACTATTTTCAGGGCAGTTTCACTGCACATGAGAACTGCAAATACCCTTGTACCTggtgttctttttcatttattttaactctGTCAGATCTCAAAATTGCAAGGCAATTAGGAAGGAAAAGGTCTATGGTTGATGCAGGCTGAAGCATttatcttaaaatgttaagtgtaAGCGTTATCGAAGCATAACTACACCTacagttatttttcttaaatatgtcttatttttttttcatctaaatcACTTTCTATTCTCCATAACTTACTGGTAGCATGAACTAGATGTAAAAGATTTATAGAGGTTGGAGTTAGATTTTTATTATCATAAACTGTCAACAGAACAGCATATGCAGTTTCATTCCTCTGAGCCTTATCTCTTGAAAAAAGAGATGAGCAAATTTCTCTCTCCAGAAATCCAATGCTAAAAATGAGTTAGGTCACTATTTTATATTCCTTACTCTCTGTCAAGTACAAGAAGgacttgatatttattttttcactttgcTCCTGTGACACCTTGTTAAGCTCCTATTATTAACTTTAAAAGTGAGGATGCCAAGGCTTAGAGAATTTTTTTGATTAGTGTTTTAGAGTCAAAGTCCTTAAGCTGGTGTGTGTTAAAGTCTATGGTATTAACTTTGTAACTTTGCCTCTTCTATGACTTAAAGCAGAAACCTagtatttttttgtatctgcaACAGTTCATAGTGATATGAAGCATAATTTCAATTGTTATTGCTATCTTTGTGATATGTTgcaatgttttttctttattattttggaaatttGTGTAAGTTATTCTGTAAGATTACCTTTCAGATTAATATCATTTTCTAGTCAAAATATTTCCtcattattttatcttaaataGGAACAAAATTATATACcaacttgaaaaattaaaaacctccAACTGTTTGACCGTTCATAATTGAGTAGTTATTAGCATCAGGATAGTGGTCTAAGATTAGACATATTGAGTAAGGAATTTAATTACATAacacagaaatatacaaataGCAAAATCCAGGAAACTGACAGTCTTCAATACAGAGTTTTCCCGTAAAGAGCAGCACAATAGAGGAACCCCATTGGCAGTGGTGTGACGAGCTTGCCCCAAAGAATGAACAACATGAGAAAGCTgtctttaatgaaaaaaatgaaattttatgctctggcaatgctgaagcacgcataggcagcctgtatatggcggttctgttgaacttgttcatattaggtttcatggtctaagttgatgagaaccactgaccaggtttcttcctcaagaTGGCACCAGATCAGGAGATAACTGCAATAAATACAGACCCTCATTTTGTATAAAAGATTGGTGAAACTCTCCCTTTCTGCCTATGTAAGAAAACTATCTGGCTCACTTTTTGAGTCAATATACTATCTGGTGTTGCCTCCCTTTAGGTTGCAACATTAGGCTCGGTAAAAAGAATTTCTCGGATGGGCTTTTCTTGCCTGCTTGAACAGACTGAACACGACAGTAGTGGCATGAGAGACAGGAAATGGCCACAGCAGCACTGGCCGTGACAATGTGGTGGCAGCAacagtcaattttatctacttcttcatgattaaggtgttcatgtcctcctgttgtgaggtcgctgggttctggtggtttcatatagtttttcagattgttgggtgaattcttgcattggcgcctgcccatctctttctccgaatgctcccctatggatcttcttttaccggatcaggtctccttgcctactgatgtatcttcccagtgatggcactctgcagtgatagctctcctggtgctccagtgatgtctctcctggtaccaatatcagatctccgtgcccaaagacggctctcctggtacccagattagctctcccactgatggctctcctggtgccaagatcagatctccgtgcaggttgggtagttcctaaacaaagctcctaccttgcttggtgcaggcaggccagtgaaccaaaggaagtctcgcctgcctacttgccctgaggatttgcccccagcaccagacagactgagctgggtggtgttatgtgcccaaagaggaaagggggcagaaggaagaagggttctggatgcaagctgggtgggacaagaagagagaggcagtatgcaggggtagagcccctgcagggagcccagggagtatagggtgggggatgaggaacttcagagttccctgtccagggctgcttccaacgccaccggtcacaaactcaccccgctgctgtctctcctggtgcctagatcagatctccgtgcaggttgggtagtttgtaaacaaagcccttaccttgcttgttgcaggcaggccagtgaaacaaaggaagtctcgcctgcctacttgccctgaggatttgcccccagcgccagacagactgagctggatggtattatgtgcccaaagaggaaaagtGGTGGCAGCAACAGTAAACCAGCTAAGAGGCTACAGAGTTTCCAGTTGCTTTGACAGCAGCAGATGAGGACGATCCACGAGCTGAATTGCAAAATCCAGCCAAACCCACACCTGCCTTGGTACGCAGCAGAGGCGTGGAGCTGCACAACTGCccagcagagacagacagcagaggcAGAGCTCAACAGTTGCCAAGCAGAGTTTCAAGCACCGTGGAGAGGCCAGGTGCACTGACAGTTACAGGAGGGGTAGGCTACAAAATGGGCTGTGGCCCAACAGCCAgcagaagcagcaacaaaaaccaagacaaacaaTCAAACTAAGGCAGTGGTAGCTACCTCCCAAGTGGTGGCAGTCATGACAGTGGCCAAAGCAAGCTAACCAACTGCTGCTCTGAAGGGCGGAGACACACAGAACTTAGGCTGCTAGGTCAACTGCCTTGAAAGGCTGAGGAATCCTCAGGAAACATAACTATTGTAAAACTAACTGTCCCAGTAAATAGAGCTACACGAGAGCTATATATAAGACACTAGAGGGTGCTACCTACTATTTTTACTGCGTGCCTGCTGCCACTGCTGTCAAACACTAAGACACAGGAAAGGTGGCCAAGAACAATACTTGAAGACCTTCTCCTTGCCTGCCCATGTTCCAAGTATAACAAAGGACCTCAGCCAACTGATGGATAACGCCACGTCCTGAAGCATCCACTCTACCATAGCTGGCTATCTGTAATACAGCAGGGGGCTGCTTCAAAGGATTCTTGTGAGGAATGCTAACACTGGCAAGTAGTGttggcttttctgtttgtttctaacAGCACAATAATTTATATTCTTGGCATTCGGACTTACTGAACAGAAAAGAACAAgatcccctcctctccctgctaAGCTCTTTTACCTCTGTCTGTGACCGACTGCAGTACTTATCACATATTCTATACTTAGTAAAAGCATCAGTCCCTCACTTCACTAGGAGCTGTATGGAAACAGAGGTCATCTTCATCATTTCCCTTCTGCTTATTATTAGCACAGGGCTGAGGACAATGAAATTTCTCAGCAGACGTTTGCTCCAGGATTTACCAAGACCGTTCCAGCAGTTAGCGTCTGAGAACTGACTACTCTTCGTGCCCTTACTTTTCCTATGCTTGCCACTGTCAGATCCAGATCCTGAGGGGAAGCATACAAATGCCTTTACAACAGTAAAATATAATCCTAGACTTACTGAAAACAGATCAGTGTTTGCCACACAGGGGTTTAACACAGGCAGAATAGTTATTCTATTCCAACACATGCAACGGCTTTTGCTATTAAGACAACACATTATGCTCCAGGTCCAAACCCGTGTTCAAcaaaagtgaaaattttaaatatttcacagaaGAGTCTAGTAACAGAATCTGCTAGCTACCCAAATTTTTAGTTGGAAATAGCTGTACTTGTTTTgaacaaattttaattaaattacttttatcttaaaaaataagaggacacaagatctcattacaaatggttgtgagccaccatgtggctgctgggcattgaaatcaggacctttggaagagcaggcagtgctcttaactgctgagccatctactCATCTATAATGTGGCATCAGTTGGAGAGAGACAACCCTGAGGCCAGAAGGGCAGGGGAGCTGCCAATGTCCTCCACCAACTGCAACTCTAGGGAGAGTGGGAAATGCAcatcacctgggcagcacaataggaCCAATCCTGTTGATGGAGTTGTGGGTGAGTCAGCCCTGTAGTCATTATCATGGGAGAACTGTCCCCATTAGTCATCTCTCATGTTGTGGCATTGGCAGGAGAGAGATGCTCCCCTAACATCAATGcatgaggcaggtgggagagctggccctgcctctcaTCAGCTATAGCACTCAGGAGAGTTGCCTCTACCTCATGTCTGGGTAACACAGTAGAACTGACCCCGTAGTTGTTCGGGATCTGACCCCGAGGacatgaaagaaagagaagttaTATTGCCCCTTGCTCAATGCTGTAAGGTCTGAACTTCCCAGGACAGAACAGAAGACCTTGCCTTTTTGTTTGAGGTTTCtgcctgcccagttcccacagttgttaagtcccaaagaaatcacagagaggtctacattagttataaactgattggcccattagctcaggcttcttattaacttttataactcatattagcccattattcttgtttatgttagccacatgtcttggtacctttttcagctagGCAGTCACATCGTGCTTGCTCTGTGTATggatcatgactgcagactgcagaatcctcttcccagaattctcctgttctcattggccCACCTTGACTTCCTTCCTGGTTGCCCaccattggccaatcagcattttattaaacaagtacaagaaacaaatgtttacagggtaaaaccaatGTCCCACAGCACCCTGTTGATGAGGATAACGGAGAGCTGGTGGACTGACCAAACCTGCAATTATCCAAACCCACAACTAGGGTTATAttttggcccaccccaacatccaccccatctgtgatctgctggagcacttGAATGAACCAGTCCTGAAAGAATATTGATgaagtaaacattttattttacttctaattGACCTATAACTTTAGTTTTTGAAAGTACTAGAGCAACAAAGACAGTTAGAATGCTGTTATTAGTTTTGATCTGTTGATTAGTGAACAGTGCCCAGCAGAATGGATATATCCTATGGGAGTTTTTGCCATCATTTTGGGAGTTTCAGTGTTCATCTCACAAGCAGAATTGAAGACGGAAGGAAACAAATAGGCCCTTTAAACTGTACTTCTTAAGGAAAATTGACACAGAGAGAACAATTCTGGATACATTTTCCCTTCACTTAAAGTATTCTTTTTGAGGATTTTTCTTATATCTCTGGGTGagacataatattttattttactttctttttttttaaaaaattaaataatgcctGTATCCAATATAAAGGCTTTCCCAAATGGGTTTGACaatatatttggaaatatttttttaggggatttattttataaatagaacaCAATGCAATTTCTACTGAAAGAGCTAAATCCCTATGGACTCACAGGTATGTGGACCAAAGATTTGATCTCCGTCATAAGGGTTTGTAAATTCTTTGCAGGTAACCTCTATGCTTTGTTTCTTATTAATAATGTTGGGTAGTTGAGTTTTATTGGGTACTGAGGGGAACTGAATTGTGGAAAACCAAATACACCATGGTAAAACTGCAAACCAAACTTTATAACTTGTATATGAATAATATTAAGTTGAAAGTTGAATTGGGTTCTGAAAATTTGGTTTCTAAAaccttaattaagataaaataataaaaccaatcTGTCAAGTAATTCagctaatttttaaatgattttcatttgaaaaattcCTAGAATCCATGTTAAATCACTCAGAGGTGTGTGACatctaaaaattacatttattggaGATCAGATGTTTGAATTTACTTCAAACATACGGCTTTCATTTATGTCTTCACAGGGATAATacaactataaaaataatttctttttctattcacaGTACGGTTGGAAAGGAAATACTTCCCAGGGTAGTGCCGCTATTTAAATGAAGCATTGTCTTGAGATAACTTCCTATGTAACAATCAACTccatatttttacttctttaaaattattcctaattgccttttcctctttgggcacataacaccatccagctcagtctgtc
The Chionomys nivalis chromosome 3, mChiNiv1.1, whole genome shotgun sequence genome window above contains:
- the LOC130871813 gene encoding olfactory receptor 5AC1-like, with protein sequence MEGNRTLLTEFVLRGITDRSELQVPLFLVFFFIYVVTMVGNLGLIFLICKDPHLHIPMYLFLGNLAFADACTSSSVTPKMLMKFLNKNDMISLGECFSQFYFFCSSATAECYLLVAMAYDRYVAICNPLHYAVVMSKRLCVQFISVSYLIGLLHALLHVALLFRLTFCSSNIIDHFYCEILPLYSISCTDPSINALVAFIFAIFIQVSTFMSIIVSYIRVLFAILKTKSEKGRSKAFSTCSAHLVSVSLFYGTLFVIYVLSGSDTDSYQGKMYSLFYTIIIPLLNPFIYSLRNKEVLGALRRLTK